The Terriglobia bacterium genome contains the following window.
CAGGGGGGAAAGCTTGACCCACAGAGGGCGCTTGACAGCCGCCTTCCGCGCCGCCCCCACAACTTCCGCCACCAGCCCCGGGTCGCTCCCGAACTGCATACCCCCCTTCTTGACGTTGGGGCAGGAGATGTTCAGCTCATAGCCGGCCAGGCCCTCGGCATCCTCCAGGACGCGGATCACGTCCACGTATTCGTCCATTGTGTAGCCGAAGACGTTGGCGATCACCGCGGTGTCGAACTGGCGCAGCGCCGGCAATTTCTCCGCGACGAACGCGCGCACCCCCACGTTCTGCAGCCCGACCGCGTTCAGCATCCCCGACGCGGTTTCACACAGCCGGGGCGCCGGGGCCCCCGCGATGGGCTCCCGGGAAATGCCTTTGACGACCAAGCCGCCGAGACGATGGAGATCCACCAGGTGGGAAAATTCGAGGCCGTAACCGAAGGTGCCGCTCGCTGCGAGAATAGGATTCCGCAGGCGCAACGCGCCGACTTGTACGCTCAGGTCGACTGCTGCCGTGACGCTCACTTCGCCGGAAGTGTAGCACGAAGCCGAAACGCCGCACGCGGTTTCTTGCGCAAAATCTTGCAGCGGGCCTCAGTGTGGCGCGGGCTTCTCTGTTGCTGCGGATTGCAACGCGTCTGCGAGCATGTGGCCGTCGC
Protein-coding sequences here:
- a CDS encoding dihydroorotate dehydrogenase, which produces MSVQVGALRLRNPILAASGTFGYGLEFSHLVDLHRLGGLVVKGISREPIAGAPAPRLCETASGMLNAVGLQNVGVRAFVAEKLPALRQFDTAVIANVFGYTMDEYVDVIRVLEDAEGLAGYELNISCPNVKKGGMQFGSDPGLVAEVVGAARKAAVKRPLWVKLSPLVTDIGAIARAAQEAGADALTVANTYPAMAVDYRTGRSRLGNPTGGLSGPAIKPITLRLVWEVSKACTLPILGLGGIETAEDVLDYMVVGATAVQVGTASFADPKASERIRGDLERALFEAKVCSCNEIRGKFRAENG